A genomic segment from Bacteroidota bacterium encodes:
- a CDS encoding YihY/virulence factor BrkB family protein has protein sequence MVERIKKKILASAPVQFILTLSKQLVIPGFEGMPLYDVSSFFLKGIQNGSITTRASSLAFKFFLAIFPSIIFLITLIPYIPIDDFQDQLLILLRDILPKNAYEATRETFEDLVKHQRGDLLSFGFFFALYLATDGIHAMISAFNKSNQSIETRSMWKIRGISVALVFILTFLILIAITLIVFSEVALDYLVSKHLLVDSFTISLLLIGKWLIILGLFFCAFSFLYYLGPDQKLKWKFISAGSTFATLLSIVASLCFSFYVNHFGNYNKLYGSIGTLIVIMLWIYFNAIIILLGFELNASIHSAKLKRSI, from the coding sequence ATGGTTGAAAGAATTAAGAAAAAAATACTTGCTTCCGCTCCGGTCCAATTTATTCTTACGCTGTCAAAACAGTTGGTTATTCCCGGATTCGAAGGAATGCCGCTTTACGATGTTTCCTCTTTCTTTCTCAAAGGAATTCAAAACGGCTCAATAACAACTCGTGCTTCCTCTCTCGCTTTTAAGTTTTTTCTAGCAATTTTTCCAAGCATTATCTTTTTAATTACACTTATTCCCTACATACCCATTGATGATTTTCAGGATCAATTGCTGATTTTGTTACGCGACATTTTACCTAAAAATGCCTACGAAGCAACTCGCGAAACCTTTGAAGATCTAGTAAAACATCAACGAGGCGATTTGCTTTCATTTGGATTTTTTTTCGCCCTTTATTTAGCAACCGATGGAATTCATGCCATGATAAGTGCATTTAACAAATCGAATCAATCTATTGAAACACGCAGCATGTGGAAAATCAGAGGTATTTCGGTTGCCTTGGTATTTATTTTAACGTTTCTGATATTAATTGCTATTACCTTGATTGTGTTTAGCGAAGTTGCACTAGATTATTTGGTGAGTAAACACTTGCTAGTAGATAGTTTTACAATTTCCTTGTTATTAATAGGCAAGTGGCTCATCATACTCGGATTATTTTTTTGTGCCTTTTCATTTCTGTACTACCTGGGACCTGATCAAAAACTTAAATGGAAATTTATTTCGGCAGGATCTACTTTTGCGACCTTATTATCCATTGTCGCATCGCTTTGCTTTTCATTTTATGTAAATCACTTTGGAAATTACAACAAACTATATGGTTCCATTGGAACTCTTATTGTTATTATGCTTTGGATTTACTTCAACGCCATTATTATTTTGCTCGGTTTTGAATTAAATGCAAGCATACATTCGGCAAAATTAAAACGTAGTATTTAA